In Brassica rapa cultivar Chiifu-401-42 chromosome A06, CAAS_Brap_v3.01, whole genome shotgun sequence, a single window of DNA contains:
- the LOC103827556 gene encoding uncharacterized protein LOC103827556, with protein sequence MNLSEKRTVDGDWIATLLSLEFFGTCVDHKHLRKNEKNVFCIDCNVEICRHCCNTEAHFVHRRLQICKYVYQDVLRLLDIQHYFDCSEIQTYKINGEKAIHLNSRPQAKDARPSTKSKNAASCVTCKRYIQDRPNRFCSISCKISSGPPKKRKFCFSSEVEQSVLEKEHYNQEGSLEEKKSSISSLTDVSEDSEALLSSNLSLRPFTRLLKRKGISQRSPLH encoded by the exons ATGAATCTG AGTGAGAAGAGAACTGTTGATGGAGATTGGATTGCGACACTATTGAGCTTAGAGTTCTTTGGGACATGTGTGGATCATAAGCATCTTCGAAAGAACGAGAAAAATGTCTTTTGCATTGACTGTAACGTCGAAATCTGCAGACATTGTTGTAACACAGAAGCTCACTTTGTCCATCGTCGTCTTCAGATCTGCAAATATGTTTATCAAGATGTTCTGCGTCTCCTCGATATTCAACACTACTTTGATTGCTCCGAGATAcag acatataaaataaatggagAAAAGGCAATACATTTGAATTCGAGGCCGCAAGCAAAAGATGCAAGACCTTCAACAAAGTCCAAGAATGCAGCTTCATGCGTTACTTGTAAAAGATATATTCAAGATCGTCCTAATCGATTTTGCTCCATCTCATGCAAG ATTTCATCAGGCCCTCCGAAAAAGCGTAAGTTTTGTTTCTCTTCAGAAGTGGAACAAAGTGTTTTGGAGAAAGAACATTATAATCAAGAAGGAAGTTTAGAAGAGAAAAAATCATCCATATCGTCACTCACCGATGTTTCAGAAGACTCGGAAGCTTTATTGAGTAGTAATCTTTCACTGAGACCATTCACGAGACTACTCAAGAGAAAAGGAATTTCCCAAAGATCTCCTcttcattga